The genomic segment TATCGTAATAATTGAAAATATTCCTTGATATGTTCATGAATATATATTAAAGGAGTATTCGTTTTGCAGGCCAGTAGCATAGCTGGTTAATGCGACGGACTCCAAATCCGTAGATCGTGGGTTCGAATCCTACCTGGCCTGCCAGAACAAACTTAAAGATAACAGTAGCTTAAAAAGGTTTGACTCCCCAGAGTTAAACCTTTTTTTTATTTTGGGCAAGGGTTTTGCCCAAATCTGGTTTAGTTTATTCTGCTTGCTTTCCTTGTTACACATATGTTACTTTTTCCTGAAACTTAGAATGTAAGATAAATCTTATTATTGATTTGTCAAGACCAGATTATAGCTTTTGTTATAAATGTTAAAATAGTGTAAACTTTAAAAATATATCTTTTAACAGGCAGACTAATGGCAATAAAAAAATCGGAATTATACAGTTCCCTCTGGGCAAGCTGTGGTGAACTCAGGGGTGGAATGGATGCAAGCCAGTACAAAGATTATGTACTGGTTTTATTGTTTGTAAAATATGTTTCAGATAAATATTCAGGAAATCCTGATGCTTTGATAGAGATACCTGACGGCGGTAGTTTTCAGGATATGGCTGCGCTTAAAGGGAAAACGGATATTGGTGACAAAATCAATAAAATCATTGGCAGGCTGGCTGAAAGCAATGATTTAAAAGGTGTTATTGATGTTGCT from the Desulfonema limicola genome contains:
- a CDS encoding type I restriction-modification system subunit M N-terminal domain-containing protein, with product MAIKKSELYSSLWASCGELRGGMDASQYKDYVLVLLFVKYVSDKYSGNPDALIEIPDGGSFQDMAALKGKTDIGDKINKIIGRLAESNDLKGVIDVADFNDEGWARARRWLTG